The nucleotide sequence GCCGTCGACATGCAGGATCTCGCCCGTGACGAACGGCGCCGAATCCAGGTACAGGATTGCGTCGACGATGTCGCTCATTTCGCCCATGCGGCCGACCGGATGCAGCGACGCGAGCGTCGCGTGCGTTTCGGGCGCGTGCATCGGCGACTTGATGATCCCGGGCGATACCGCATTCACGCGAATGCCGGCCTTCGCATACTCGATCGCGAGCGACTTCGTCGCCGCATTCAATCCGCCTTTCGTCAGCGACGCAAGCACCGACGGCACGTTGCTGTTCGCGTGATCGACCAGGCTCGTCGTGATGCTGACCACGTGGCCGCCGCCGTGTTTCTGCATCGCGGCGATCGCATGCTGCGTGACGTGGAAGAAGCCGCTCAGGTTGACGTTCGTGATCTGCGCGTAGTCGTCCGCGGTGTACTGCGTGAACGGCTTCGCGATGAAGATGCCCGCGTTGTTGACGAGCGTGTCGACGCGGCCGAAGCGTTCGATCGCGGCGTCGACCACGCGCCGTGCGACGGCCGCGTCGCCGATGTCGCCCGCGACGGTGACGAGGTCCGGATCGTTCGACGGCCCGATCGAACGTGACGTTGCGACGACGCGATGGCCGCGGGCCCGGAATGCGTCGACCGTTGCCGCGCCGATGCCTTGCGATGCACCGGTGACGATGATGACTCTGGATGCGCTCATGATTTGCCTCGATAAGTGAAGGGTTCTCGGCTTCGGTGCCGACCGGATCCGTGAATCCGATGGGCGAACTGTAGGCGCGCCGGTTGCGATCTCGAACACCCACCGTGGAGCAACAGTCTTGCGTCGGGGGAACAAATGCGGGGAGGGGGCAGCCAGGGTGGCTCACTCGGACGAACCAAGGTCGGGCATTGCCCTGGCGTCGCCCGACCGATGTACGAGCTCGGCCGCTTTACTGGGAGACCGGCCGAAATGCCGGCGATATTCTCAACTTAACTGCGGAGGATCCGGATCGTTGACTAGACCGGAAACCACGGGATCGAACGCGTCCTCTGGTTGATCAGGCCGCATTTCGCTACTGTCAACATACGCATGGTCGAGCAACCTTGCTCCGCCCACCGTGAACGCGATCCCGCCAACTCAGTGTCGGTGACCATCCGCTAAAAACCGCATGGATTCCGGCGATTCCAGTTTCCGACCCGCCCACTCGGCGGCGGCTGACCGGTGTGCGGCTCCTTCGCGTACATTGCCTGGATGGTCGGGCAATGCGCGTTCACGTATGCGTCGATCCCTTTAAGGTCGGCTGCGCTGACATCGAGGCCGCCGTGTGCCACACAATAGTCATGCTGTTCTTCTGCGACACACAGGTCGTGATTCCACACTGCCCGCTTGAACCGCATTCCCTGCTTCTGATCTTGCTCGATCTTGACCTCTTGCGCACATGGCGAACCCCGCTCAAACCAGAAGGTGAGCCATGTACCGAAATCGTCGTTGGTTAGCCCCTGTGTCCCGAAAAACTTGACTGCGAACGGTGCGCCAATGCTGCCGCCAGTCTGATGAGCGGTGGGCAGTGCATGAACGACATCGGCCTCCGTGATGCAGGCGAACCGGCTCAGGGACGCGAATTTCAGCATGGCACGCGTCGTGTCCTGCGGTGGATGGTCGACGGCATATTCGAATGCTGGCGGAAGCGCCGCATTTACGGTCGATTCGTTCGATAGCCACGTGAATTGGGTGGGTTGATACCAATTTGGCGTATCCGCGATGACGGTCGTGCGATTGATCCTTCTGGCGTTGCAGTCGCCATGACAGTTCGGTGCTAACGGGGCACTACCGATGGTGTCCGCCTGGTAGCGCAGATCGAGCCGGTGCATCGTCGCATCAACGTCAAACATCTCTCCTGAATTCGCAACATCGGCCAACCGCTTCACGAAAGCGTCGATCAAGGCTGTCCGGTCGCGGTCCGCGCCGGGTGCTGGCGGCATTGCTTTCGTGGCCACTTGCGGAGCGTGGCTACAGGCCGCAAGCAGCGCTGTCACGATGATCAAGAGAAAAAATCGCATAGAGCAGGGCTCCGGTGAATGCGCGGCCCCGATCTTAACGCCGTTGCGCCGTCCGTGAGCACCGCTCAGTGGCGCCGCTGCCGAATACTTGGGGCAAATCCGGGCAGCGCAGGTCATGCTGAGTCGCCGGAAACAAGGCGAATACGAGAGATTTCACGCCCGACAAGATAACTTTTCTTATCACAATAGCGTCATTTCATTTCAAAACTGACCAGTCGGCAAACGCGTCAGTCTCGGTAGCCGAGCATGCCGCGGTCAGCATCGCCCGCCGGATACTTTGCGAGGCGGCAGGCGAGCGGGGCACCTGTCCGCGACCGGCAGACAGCGCTCCACGAAAAGCGCCCCGAAAGCCGGATCGCTATCCGGCCTTTGGGGCGCAGTTCATCGAGTCGCGTTTCGAGGGTTTTCGACTGGCAGGATCGGACCAGCCGGCAACCTCCGCCGGCAGTTCCCTCACGATTGCGGCAGCCGACACCCGATCCGCCTGCCCGACACCTCACGACGAATCGCGAGCGGGTTGGCTTCAGGACGTTTGCGCGGTGGACGTCAGGAAGATCTCCCTCATGCAGACGTGCTGCGGCTGCGCATAGGCGAAGCACACCGCGCGTGCGACGTCGTCGGGATGCAGCACCGAAGCCAGCGAACTCATCCACTCGCGAAACATCGTCTTGGCGGACTCCGACGTGGTGGCGTCGAGCAGGGGCGTGTCAACCACGCCCGGCGCGATGGTCGACACGCGGATATTGTGCTGGCCGAGATCGGCGCCCAGCGCGGCCGACATGCCGTGCACCGCGAATTTCGATGCGCAATACGCCGAATGAAATGGAAAGGCCTGGCGGCCGGTGATCGAGCTGACGTTGAAAATGCTGCCGCGCCGCCGCTCGATCATGCCGGGCAGCACGCTCTGAATCGCGTTCATCGTCCCGACGACGTTCACGTCCAGCATGGTTCGCAGTTCGTCGGCCGATTGTTCGAGCGGCTCGCCGAGCAGCATCGTTCCCGCGCTGTTCACGAGGCAGTCGACACCGCCGAACTGCGCCTGCGCGGCCTGCACCGCGGCCCGCACCGCACATTCGTCGGTCACGTCCGCCGCAACGCATGCGGCGTTGGGCAAATCGAGCGCCTGCAGCTCCGCCAACCGCCGCGACACCAGCAGCAGCGGATGCCCGAGCGCCGCGAACGCACGCGCGACCGCCGCGCCAATGCCGGAGCTCGCGCCCGTCACCATCACCAGCGGCAAAGTCGTCACGACGCGCCTCCCGTGCGGACCCCGCGGTCGCGCTTGCGCTGTGCGCGTTGCTGCACGTCGGCATACATCGCCTTGACCGCATTCGCCGTGAAGAACGCCATGTGCTCGTCAAAACGTCCCGGATGGACGATCGAGAACGGGGCGGGCGGCCGTTTGCCGAGCGTCGCCTCGTAAAGCGGGCCGATCGGATCGTTCATGTGCGAGTTGCGGAAGTTGTGCGCGGTCTGGGCCGCGTTTTCGGCGCCCGAAATCGAGGCGGTCGGCGTGTTGTCTTCCGGACTCACACCGATCTGCGTCTTGACGAACTGGATGTGCTCGTCACGCCATGTCCGCACGTACTGGTACACGTAGACCGTCTGGCGAATCATCGCGGCGAGCGCCGGTTGCGTGTTCAGGCGCAGCACCTGTTGCGCCTGCTCGAGCACGGCGTCGTCGTCGCGCGCGGCAGTGTCGTTGAATGCCATCAGCCGCAGGCGGAGCGAACGGACCAGCAGCGGGTAGATCGTCAGGAACAGCCCCTTGCGCAGATTGTGCGAGTGAGACCCGCTCGTGATGCCAAGCGCCGGCCGGATCGCGAAGTAAGCCTTCGGACTCAGCGTCCGCACGATCGGCTTGATGTTGTCGGTGACGATCTGCAGCAACTTGTTGCACAGCGCCAGCGACGTCGCCTCATGCTCGAACGACTCGTTCGCTTCGTTCACGAGCGCCAGGATCGAATCCGCGATCACGTCGTTGACAAGGCCCACGAGGACTTCGCTGATCTGGTGGTACGCACGGAACTGCATCAGGTACGTCGGATCCTTGAGGTCGACGCAGGTGACCGCATCGCGCACCTCGTCGTTCTGGACGACCCGCTGATAGAACTGCTCGGCGCTCTCGCCCTCGAGACGAAATACGCCCGGCACGCGAACGTGGCGCAGCACGGCCAGCCAGATCGTTTCGTAATTGGTATTGACGAAGGTGTGAAAGAACGTGAAGCGCTGCGGATCGTCGAGGTCCTTCTCCGAAACGTCGCCGACCGCTTCCGGCGCCGATTTCAGCGCTTCGTACATCGCTTCGGTTTTTTTCGCGGCAGCCTGATAGGTGGACGAATCCTCGATCGACAGAAAGTCCCCGCCATTGCGCCCGAGATCCGTTTGCACCAGCAACTGCGAAAAGCGGTACAGGGAATCGTTGAAATGATTCATCCACGAAATCTTGACCGACACGTCGCCGAAGCGGGAATGGCTGACGTCGTCGATGATCCGGTCGGCGAGGACGGAAATGTTATTCAGGCAGATTTCCGTCCCTCTGAAGATGGCGACAATACATTTTGCATCGATTTGCTGATTTTCGCAGTTTATGAGTCGATCCAGGTATTTCACGCCATGCAGAAGTTCGTAGTTCGCAAGCACCGCGGTGCTGTCGATCTCCGCATGCGTCGAGAACGCCTCGCGACGGCGCGAGATTTCGTCGAGGTCCAGTGATTTGGCGAGAAGCTTCTCCGTCGCGTGTTCCGCGGTGACGGGGAGATTGCTTTTGCTGCGCAGGAACGACGCGATTTCTTGCCGAATCGACCGGGCCGATTCGCTCTCAGGTGCTTTCACTTCCATTTAAAACCTCTCGATGGTCCGATGTTGATTTAATTGATTTTCAAGACGTATCAGGGTGGAGCGGGGGAGGATTGTATCGACTATTTTCTCGAAATGATCGCTGTCAGAACAGACAGCTTTATTCACGCCGATGACACCTGATGTTTGTGTCAGGGATATCTGTCAGATATTGCAGGTTCACGACAACTGATTTTGATTGTCTAATCACATTCCGCAACAGTGATTTGATATTTAATATATTTTTAGCATGTTCAAAGAAACGTGCGGTTTGCAAATCGGGTAAATACAGAATGATGCGGACGGACGATATCGCCCCGCGCCTGCGGGCCAGCATGGCCCAGGTTCTCGGAGCGCCGCTCCATTACGGTTTTCTCGCGGCGTTGTGCCGCGCCGGGGTGCGGGGCATCGATGGCGGCAACGACACGACCATCACGATCCGCAGACGCTCGGCCGTCGGCGCTGCGCCCCCGGCGATCACGATCGGATCGCCCGAGATCGCCGGGGCTTTCCGCACGCTGGTTCGACGGGTCGCCGATCGTCTCGACGCGGCGGGGGGCGCGGACGCCGGCGCCGCCATCGATCAATGGGAGCTCGAGGTCCGCGGCGGCGCGCACGGCCCCATCCTGCTGCGGCCGCACGACCCGACGCACGCGAACGCATGGCAGGTGAGCGTTGCCGGCGCGCCGGCGCTCGCGGCCGCCATCGGCGACAGGTGGCGTCACACCGCAGCCGAGCTCGCCGATCAGCTGGCCGTCGATCCGATCGTCGACGTCACCCGCGTGCTCGCCGGACGCCCGGCGCGCGACGCAAGCGATGCCGTGCTGACCCTGATTCACGGCGCCGACGGCAGCGTCGTGCCGTTCGCGCCGCTGGCCGCGCGGCTGCCGTTCATCGTCAGGGCGTTTCGCGGGGTGCCGGCGCAACTCGCGCAGGCCACCGACCTGAAGGACCTCGCGTACCGCTATGTCGATGCACTGTGCGAGATCGATGACCGGCCTTTCCACTGGATCGGCGGTCACTCGTTCGGTGCGGTGGTGGCGCGCGAAATGGCCGCCCTGCTGGAGCAGCGCGGCAAGCGCCTGGGCGTCGTGGTCAGTCTCGATCCGTCGCTGGCCCTGGCGGCCCGCGAGCGTGTGAGCGACGACCGCACGGAGCGCGTCACGCTGCTCAAGGCGATGTTTCCGCCGGCGGAAGCCGATCGCGTCCTCGCCGAATCGCCCAGCGACAGCGAAATCGACGCCTGCCTGCGTCGGCGCATGCCCGCCGCCCGCCTGCGCGAGGTGCTCGACATGCGCCGCACGTGCCTGGCATTGCTGAAGTCCCACCGCACCGCCGCGGCCCCGGCCGCGCGCGTGGCCTGCCTGCACGCGCGCGAGCCGCTGCTGCCCGACTGGCATGCGCACGCGCTGCAGCATCGCGTGCAGGGCATCGAAGTACCCGGCAATCACTTTTCAATGCTCTCGGAGCCGCACGTCGCCTGTGTCGCTTCGATCGTTCAATCCCTTCGTCCTGAATCCTGCGATGACTGAACCCATCTATTCACCCCACATCCCGCATCTGGCCTTCGAGCAGCGCGCCGCAGCGGCACCCGATCGAATCGCGGCCCTCTCGGAGCGCGAAAGCGTGACCTACGGTGAGATGAACGCGCGCGCGAACCGGCTGGCGCGTTTCCTGCGCGATGAAGTCGGCATCCGCGCCGGCGAGGCCGTCGGCGTGTGCACGGATCACGATCCTGTCAGGCTCGTCGCGTTACTGGCCATCCTGAAGTGCGGGGCCGTCTACGTGCCGGTCGACGCCGCGTGCCCCGAGGACCGGATGCGTCACATGGTCCAGCGCGCGCGCATCGCGTTCGTGCTGACGGCCCTGGAAGGTCGTGCGATGACGCAGCTCGGCGACGTGCCGCAAAGCGACGTCTATGCGGCGTTGAATCGGGCGAGCCAGTTGTCGTCCGACAATCTCGGGCTGGGTGCCGAACTGCACGATCCGCTCTACATCATCTTCACGTCCGGTTCCACCGGGCTGCCGAAGGGCGTTGCCGTCTCGCATGCCGCGGCGTGGAATCACTTCAGCTGGATCATCGACTACCTCGGTTTCCGCGAGGACGATCGCTGGCTGCAAAGCATCAACCCGTGTTTCGACCCCTCCATGCACGAGCTGCTCGCGCCGCTGACAATCGGCGCGACGGTGTGCTTTCTCGGCGGCACGCACCGGATCGACAGCGTCGAGATCGTGGCCGCGATCCGGCGGCATGCGGCCACGCACATCACCACCGTGCCGACGATGTTCAACCTCATCACGCAAACGCCGGGCTTCGAACAATGCACGAGCCTGAAGGCGATCTGCGTCGGCGGCGAGGTCTTCCGTCCGTCGCTCGCGGAGCGCGCCCGGCGCCTGTTGCCCAACACGGTCGTCCACAACGTGTACGGGCCGACGGAGGCGACGATCATGGCGAGCGCATGGCCGTTTGACGACGCGCCGCGGGATTCGCTGCCGATCGGTGCACCGGTTTCGCACACGCGCTTCTACCTGCGTCGAACCGCGGCGGACGGCGTGACCGACACGATCGTGTCCACGACGCCGGGGGAGGAGGGCGAGCTCTGCATCAGCGGCGCGGCGCTGGCCAACGGCTACGTGAACGACGCCGCGGAAACGGCGCGGCGCTTCATCGCGAATCCGCTGTTCGAGACCGGTGACCTGCCGGTGTACTCGCGCATCTACCTGACGGGCGACATCTGCCGGGTCGATGCAGACGGCCTCGTCCACTGCGTGGGGCGCGTGGACGACCAGGTGAAGATCAACGGCCAGCGCGTCGAACTGGCGGAGATCGAATCCGCGGTGCTGCGCTCGCCGATGGTTCGCGATGCCACCGCGCTCGTCGTCGGCGACCGGCTGACCGCCATTGTCGTTCTGGCCGACGGCCACGACACCACGTGGATGCGAACACTGAGCGAAACCGCTGCCCACGCGCTGCCGGCCGCCTGGCTGCCGAAGGACTGGGTCGCGGTCGCGGAGATCCCGCGCCAGGCGACGAGCGGCAAGGCGGACCGGCGCGCGCTCGTCGACCTCTGCCGCCAGGCCAGCGAGCGCACCCGGGCGGATGACGTGCCGGCCAACGACGTCGAGTCCGAAATCGGCCGCGCGCTGGCCCAGCTGATCGGCCTGGGCAGCGATGCGTTGATCGACCGGGACGAACCGTTCGCGGATATCGGGCTCGATTCGCTGGGCGTACAGGCGCTGTCGCTGCGGCTCAGCGCCACCTTCGGGGTGTCCCTCCGTGCCGAAGACATGTTCGAGTACTACACGATCGACCTTCTTTCGCGCGAAATCCACTCGCGGCTTGCAACGGCATGAGAACGACACCGGTCGCCGCGCGCAATGGCGCGCGCGGCACCGGGTCTTCCAGACGGAGAATTCATTTGGATACCGATGTACTGATCGCCGGTGGCGGTCTGGCTGGCCTGTATGCCGCCTATGAACTGAAGAAGCGTCACCCCGGACTGCGGGTTCGCCTGGTCGAGATGCTGTCTCGCATCGGCGGCCGGGTGCAGACCGACGAGATGCTCGCCGGCGCATTCCGTGCGGAATACGGCGCCGTGCGAATCGAGCCCGATCTTCAGCCGCTCGTCGACGCCTTCGTGCAGGCGCTGGGCGTCCCCGTGCAACCCATTTCGTCGCACGAGGCAGGTTCGTCGATCCGTCCGTGTGCGGCGAAGCTGACCGAGGACGAGCGCGCGCTGCTGGCGGATCCGCGCGCGCACGATCCGCCCTGGGCGCTGCTGATGCATGCGGTACGCGTGATCGTCGCCGACCAGTGGGACCTCGACGGCGACCGCTTCGACCGGCCTGGCCGGGCCGAGGCACTGGCGAGATTCCGGACGGACGCCCGGTTCGGGGGCATGCCGCTTTACCAGCAGGGTATCTGGAACGTGCTGTCGAACGTACTGAGCCATGAAGCGGTCGAGTTCACGCGCGAGAAGGGGGCGTTCTACAACTTCAAGAACGCGAATCCGAATGCCGCGGAATGGATCGCGACGCTGCTCGACCTGCGCCTGCTCGAGCGTCCGTCCTACCTGCCGGTCGGCGGCATGCAGACGCTGATCGACTACGCGGGGCGCGCGGTGCGCGCACTGGGCGTCGACGTGGTCGTGGATCACGCGCTCGTCGACTTGTCGGAGCAGCCCGACGGCGCCATCGCCGCGACGATCGAAGACGTGTCGACTGCGGAGCGGCGCCGCGTCGTCGTCCGGTGCGGGCGCGTCGTGCTCGCGCTGCCGCAGCGCCCGCTCCGGGCGCTTGCCCGCTGCCTGCCGCCGGCCGTGACCGCCAGCCTCGATGCCGTCGTCCCGTTCCCGATCACGTGGGCATGCTGCGTGGTCGAGGACCCGTGGTGGAACGCCGACACGCCGCCAGGCAGCGGCGAAGGCGCGATGGTCCGGGCCGCTCATTTCGAGGTCCACCCCAGCCAGCCGGAACGGTACGGCATGGCGATGTTCTACAGCGATGAACCGTGGCATCAGTACTGGGCCAACCTGATCGACACGGAAGAAGGCCGCCGCGGCTGGCAGTCGGCCCCGTACCGCAACCGGGGCGAGCGCCTGAAGGCGGCGCTCGTCCGGACGCTGCAGCAGACGTTCTCGCGCGACGACACGCCGCGCATCCTCGAATGGGGCATCCGCGACTGGAGCATGGCGCCGTTCGGCGCCGGCGTGCACTTCTGGCGTCCCGGCTACCGCTCGGCGGACGTGATTCGGCAACTGGCCGCCTTCGGCATCGGCGCCGATCCGGCCAACCGGCGCGTGCATATCTGCGGCGAGGCCTATTCGGACCTGCAGGGCTTCTTCGAAGGCGCCTGCCGTTCGGTGCAATGCATGCTGCAACAGATCGACGCGCAGAACGGAACGGAAAAACACAACGCAACGACGGAGTCGAGCAATGAAGCAGCGTGAACGGGTACCGGAGGAAATCTCCATTGTCGGCATGGCGTGCGAGTTGCCCGGAACCGCCCATTCGCTCGATGCTTTCCGTGCGGTGGTGCTGGACGGGCGGGAAGCGACCGGGCCGATGCCGGCCGGCCGTTTCGGCGCGGACGGCGCCGCGACGCCGCCGCAAGCGCTGCACGGAGGCTTCCTTGCCCGCTCGCCGTGGGCATTCGATCCGGCGGTGTTCTCGATCGCGCCGAAAGAGGCCATCTACATGGATCCGCAGCATCGATTGCTGCTGGAAACGAGCTATCACGCCATCGAGGACGCGGGCATCGACCCGTCGTCGCTGAGGAAGCAGCGCTGGGGCGTGTTCGTCGGCCTGAGCACGCTCGACTATGCACGCCGGATGGCGAGCAGCGACGACTACAACGGCTTCCTGAGCCGCGGCGCGCTGGGCAGCATGGCCGCGGGGCGGATCGCCTATCATCTCGGCCTCGAAGGCCCGGCATTCGTCGTCGATACCGCCTGCTCGTCGTCGCTGGTGGCAGTTCACCAGGCACTCGGCGCGCTGGCCGCGGGCGAATGCGACGCGGCGATCGTGGCCGGCGCGTCGCTCATGCTGACGCACGATTACAGCGTGGATCTGGCACAGGCCGGCATGCTGGCCGCCGACGGTCGCTGCAAGACCTTCACGCGACACGCCGACGGCTTCGCGCGCGGCGAAGGCATCGGCGCCGTCGTGTTGATGCGCCAATCGGACGCCGTGCGCACCGGCAAGCGGATCTACGCGAACCTGCTCGGCAGCGCCGTGAACAGCGACGGCCGCAGCAACGGCATCACCGCGCCTTCGCAGGCCGCCCAGCGCCGCGTGATCGAAGACGCGCTGTCGAGCGCCGCGCTGACGCCGGCCGACGTCTCCTATGTCGAAACACACGGGACCGGCACCGACCTCGGCGATCGAATCGAGC is from Burkholderia sp. HI2500 and encodes:
- a CDS encoding SDR family NAD(P)-dependent oxidoreductase, translated to MSASRVIIVTGASQGIGAATVDAFRARGHRVVATSRSIGPSNDPDLVTVAGDIGDAAVARRVVDAAIERFGRVDTLVNNAGIFIAKPFTQYTADDYAQITNVNLSGFFHVTQHAIAAMQKHGGGHVVSITTSLVDHANSNVPSVLASLTKGGLNAATKSLAIEYAKAGIRVNAVSPGIIKSPMHAPETHATLASLHPVGRMGEMSDIVDAILYLDSAPFVTGEILHVDGGQSAGH
- a CDS encoding SDR family oxidoreductase, translating into MTTLPLVMVTGASSGIGAAVARAFAALGHPLLLVSRRLAELQALDLPNAACVAADVTDECAVRAAVQAAQAQFGGVDCLVNSAGTMLLGEPLEQSADELRTMLDVNVVGTMNAIQSVLPGMIERRRGSIFNVSSITGRQAFPFHSAYCASKFAVHGMSAALGADLGQHNIRVSTIAPGVVDTPLLDATTSESAKTMFREWMSSLASVLHPDDVARAVCFAYAQPQHVCMREIFLTSTAQTS
- a CDS encoding thioesterase domain-containing protein is translated as MAQVLGAPLHYGFLAALCRAGVRGIDGGNDTTITIRRRSAVGAAPPAITIGSPEIAGAFRTLVRRVADRLDAAGGADAGAAIDQWELEVRGGAHGPILLRPHDPTHANAWQVSVAGAPALAAAIGDRWRHTAAELADQLAVDPIVDVTRVLAGRPARDASDAVLTLIHGADGSVVPFAPLAARLPFIVRAFRGVPAQLAQATDLKDLAYRYVDALCEIDDRPFHWIGGHSFGAVVAREMAALLEQRGKRLGVVVSLDPSLALAARERVSDDRTERVTLLKAMFPPAEADRVLAESPSDSEIDACLRRRMPAARLREVLDMRRTCLALLKSHRTAAAPAARVACLHAREPLLPDWHAHALQHRVQGIEVPGNHFSMLSEPHVACVASIVQSLRPESCDD
- a CDS encoding amino acid adenylation domain-containing protein gives rise to the protein MTEPIYSPHIPHLAFEQRAAAAPDRIAALSERESVTYGEMNARANRLARFLRDEVGIRAGEAVGVCTDHDPVRLVALLAILKCGAVYVPVDAACPEDRMRHMVQRARIAFVLTALEGRAMTQLGDVPQSDVYAALNRASQLSSDNLGLGAELHDPLYIIFTSGSTGLPKGVAVSHAAAWNHFSWIIDYLGFREDDRWLQSINPCFDPSMHELLAPLTIGATVCFLGGTHRIDSVEIVAAIRRHAATHITTVPTMFNLITQTPGFEQCTSLKAICVGGEVFRPSLAERARRLLPNTVVHNVYGPTEATIMASAWPFDDAPRDSLPIGAPVSHTRFYLRRTAADGVTDTIVSTTPGEEGELCISGAALANGYVNDAAETARRFIANPLFETGDLPVYSRIYLTGDICRVDADGLVHCVGRVDDQVKINGQRVELAEIESAVLRSPMVRDATALVVGDRLTAIVVLADGHDTTWMRTLSETAAHALPAAWLPKDWVAVAEIPRQATSGKADRRALVDLCRQASERTRADDVPANDVESEIGRALAQLIGLGSDALIDRDEPFADIGLDSLGVQALSLRLSATFGVSLRAEDMFEYYTIDLLSREIHSRLATA
- a CDS encoding flavin monoamine oxidase family protein produces the protein MDTDVLIAGGGLAGLYAAYELKKRHPGLRVRLVEMLSRIGGRVQTDEMLAGAFRAEYGAVRIEPDLQPLVDAFVQALGVPVQPISSHEAGSSIRPCAAKLTEDERALLADPRAHDPPWALLMHAVRVIVADQWDLDGDRFDRPGRAEALARFRTDARFGGMPLYQQGIWNVLSNVLSHEAVEFTREKGAFYNFKNANPNAAEWIATLLDLRLLERPSYLPVGGMQTLIDYAGRAVRALGVDVVVDHALVDLSEQPDGAIAATIEDVSTAERRRVVVRCGRVVLALPQRPLRALARCLPPAVTASLDAVVPFPITWACCVVEDPWWNADTPPGSGEGAMVRAAHFEVHPSQPERYGMAMFYSDEPWHQYWANLIDTEEGRRGWQSAPYRNRGERLKAALVRTLQQTFSRDDTPRILEWGIRDWSMAPFGAGVHFWRPGYRSADVIRQLAAFGIGADPANRRVHICGEAYSDLQGFFEGACRSVQCMLQQIDAQNGTEKHNATTESSNEAA